A stretch of the Deinococcus detaillensis genome encodes the following:
- a CDS encoding ABC transporter ATP-binding protein: MEATDLYRFYHVGDEETRALRGVSLDVRPGELTVLLGKSGSGKSTLLACLAGLDDPDGGVVSVNGRTLSRQPERVRAALRAEHLGVMLQGGNLIAHLNVLDNVTLTGRLNGKPDEDGAIKLLTQLGLAERLHAFPAQLSGGETARASLAAALAHRPRVLLADEPTAEVDAQTEQHVIAVIKDFVRRNQSAAVIATHSPRLAEQADRVLRIQDGRWQDA; this comes from the coding sequence ATGGAAGCCACCGATCTCTACCGCTTCTACCATGTGGGTGACGAGGAAACCCGCGCCCTGCGGGGCGTGAGTCTGGACGTGCGGCCCGGCGAGCTGACGGTGCTCCTCGGCAAATCTGGCAGCGGCAAAAGCACCTTGCTGGCGTGTCTGGCGGGCTTGGACGATCCCGACGGCGGCGTGGTCAGCGTCAATGGGCGAACTTTATCGCGCCAACCCGAACGGGTGCGGGCGGCGCTCAGGGCCGAGCATCTGGGCGTGATGCTTCAGGGCGGGAACCTGATTGCCCACCTGAATGTGCTGGACAACGTGACGCTGACGGGCCGCTTGAATGGCAAGCCAGACGAAGACGGGGCCATAAAACTTCTAACTCAGTTGGGCCTCGCCGAGCGCTTACATGCTTTTCCCGCGCAGCTTTCCGGCGGCGAAACGGCCCGCGCTTCACTGGCCGCCGCACTCGCTCACCGCCCTCGCGTGCTGCTGGCCGACGAACCCACCGCCGAGGTGGACGCCCAGACCGAGCAGCACGTCATCGCGGTCATCAAGGACTTTGTGCGTCGAAATCAGAGTGCCGCCGTGATCGCCACCCACAGCCCCAGATTGGCCGAGCAAGCCGACCGGGTGCTGCGGATTCAAGACGGGCGGTGGCAAGATGCCTGA
- a CDS encoding ABC transporter ATP-binding protein, which yields MPEAERIERLTFESAQVWPQAAETRRGEVALVTAQNLSREYGKVAALKRASLSIFPGDSIALLGTSGSGKSTLLHLLGGLDQPTGGELSWPALGDSADLRPSKVAFVFQAQSLMPPLTALENVALPLLLLGANPEAAKQQAAAVLDTLELSAIAGQLPEELSGGQAQRVAVARALIAKPQLILADEPTGQLDSATAQHLMDVLLAALSPQTALVMATHDETVARRLNTVWRMKDGVLEEHP from the coding sequence ATGCCTGAGGCTGAACGAATCGAGCGCCTGACCTTTGAATCCGCGCAGGTCTGGCCCCAAGCCGCTGAAACGCGCCGGGGCGAAGTCGCGCTGGTGACGGCCCAGAATCTCAGCCGCGAATATGGCAAAGTGGCGGCCCTCAAGCGAGCCAGCCTCAGCATTTTTCCCGGCGACAGCATTGCCCTGCTGGGCACCTCCGGCAGCGGCAAGAGTACCTTGCTTCACCTGCTGGGCGGCCTGGACCAGCCGACAGGCGGCGAACTGAGCTGGCCCGCGCTGGGTGACAGTGCTGATCTGCGGCCCAGCAAAGTGGCCTTCGTGTTTCAGGCCCAGAGCTTGATGCCGCCCCTCACCGCGTTAGAAAATGTGGCCTTGCCGCTGTTGCTGCTCGGCGCAAATCCAGAAGCAGCTAAACAGCAAGCCGCCGCCGTGCTGGACACACTGGAACTCTCGGCCATCGCCGGGCAGTTGCCCGAAGAACTCTCTGGCGGGCAGGCCCAGCGGGTGGCGGTGGCCCGCGCCCTGATCGCCAAGCCGCAACTGATTCTGGCCGACGAACCCACCGGCCAGCTCGACTCGGCCACCGCCCAGCACTTGATGGACGTGTTGCTCGCGGCGCTGAGTCCACAAACCGCGCTGGTGATGGCCACCCATGACGAGACGGTGGCCCGCCGCCTGAACACCGTCTGGCGCATGAAAGACGGCGTCTTGGAGGAGCACCCATGA
- a CDS encoding ABC transporter permease: MITLWLRGLLRERPLRLWGAATGIMLTVAFLALLLSFIASGNANMTRRAAASVPVDWQVLLGQNTTPAAAEQAIKAATAIKTLLPVQYADVASFTANTGGTVQTTGAGKVLGLPNGYRTAFPSEIRPLIGSPDGVVISQQTAANLHAAVGDMINIGRYGAASVLVTVAGVVDLPQADSLFQAVGAPKGLAPQAPPDNVLLLPQAQFDQLFAPQRLARPDTVKTELHIRLATVLPSDPGRAFALVGALANNVEARLSGGAVVGDTLGVTLDGARENALYAQALFLFLGLPGAILAATLTLSVASASAAQRQSEAALLRVRGASERLIVQLGAAEALTVGLVGTVLGLVLFVVLSPLLTGGLSGGWLAYLLPVLAGLSLALLAVLLPTYRAVRSSTVAAQRQAVGRVGVPLWQRLYLDLILLVVAAAEFWRSAAGGYQLVLAPEGVTKASIQLEAFVAPLALWLGGTLLGLRLLGWLLGKGRLTGLLRPFGGNLSATVASVLERQRPLLLRGAALVSLAGAFAVSTSIFNATYNDQARVDAVLTNGSDVTVTGNANNPAGPHLADLQKLPGVVKTQPLIHRFAYVGADLQDIYGIDAAHFTDVSRLADSYFKDITATQALDKLKATPNAIFVSQETVNDYQLSLGDTLKLRLLNAKTHLYSVVPFSLAGVVREFPTAPKDSFLVTNASYVAQMTGNPVAEVALLQISGNPQTVVSGAQQLLSGVPGIQVTDLAAVRGKIASGLTAVNLAGLSRIELAFAALLLAASTGLVLALGLSERRRTFTVLSALGAKASQLGAFLSGEALVVVGLGGAFGLALGLGVAQTLIKLLQGVFDPPPEALLLPWAYLVALLFSAGLSTWLALRWARAASARRVTEVLRAS; encoded by the coding sequence ATGATTACTCTATGGTTGCGCGGCCTGCTGCGAGAACGGCCCCTGAGACTGTGGGGCGCGGCCACCGGCATCATGCTCACAGTGGCGTTTCTGGCGCTGCTGCTGAGCTTTATCGCTTCCGGCAACGCCAACATGACCCGCCGCGCCGCCGCCTCGGTGCCGGTCGACTGGCAGGTCCTGCTGGGCCAGAACACTACGCCCGCCGCCGCCGAGCAGGCCATCAAAGCCGCCACGGCTATCAAAACCCTGCTGCCGGTGCAGTACGCCGATGTGGCCAGCTTCACTGCAAATACGGGCGGTACGGTGCAAACGACGGGCGCTGGCAAGGTACTGGGCCTTCCGAACGGCTACCGCACAGCTTTTCCTTCCGAGATTCGCCCGCTGATCGGCTCACCCGACGGTGTGGTGATCTCGCAGCAAACGGCGGCCAACTTGCACGCAGCGGTGGGTGACATGATCAACATAGGCCGCTACGGAGCCGCCAGCGTGCTGGTAACAGTGGCGGGCGTGGTCGATCTGCCGCAGGCCGATTCGCTGTTTCAGGCGGTGGGCGCACCTAAGGGCCTTGCGCCGCAAGCTCCGCCGGACAATGTGCTGCTGCTGCCCCAGGCTCAATTTGACCAACTCTTTGCGCCGCAGCGGCTGGCGCGGCCCGACACGGTCAAGACCGAGCTTCACATTCGGCTGGCGACCGTCTTGCCCAGCGATCCGGGCCGGGCCTTCGCGCTGGTCGGCGCACTCGCCAACAACGTGGAGGCGCGGCTGTCCGGCGGCGCGGTGGTCGGCGACACGCTGGGCGTCACTTTAGATGGAGCGCGTGAAAATGCCCTCTACGCCCAGGCGCTGTTCTTGTTTCTGGGGCTGCCCGGCGCGATCCTGGCCGCGACCTTGACCCTCAGCGTGGCGAGCGCGAGCGCGGCCCAGCGGCAAAGTGAAGCGGCCCTGCTCAGGGTACGCGGCGCGTCTGAGCGTCTGATCGTCCAGCTCGGCGCAGCGGAAGCGCTGACGGTGGGCCTGGTCGGAACGGTGCTGGGACTGGTTTTGTTCGTGGTTCTCTCGCCGCTGCTGACCGGCGGCTTATCGGGCGGCTGGCTGGCTTACCTGCTGCCGGTGCTGGCAGGGTTATCGCTGGCGCTCTTGGCAGTGCTACTGCCCACTTACCGCGCGGTGCGCTCGTCCACTGTGGCGGCCCAGCGGCAAGCGGTGGGTCGGGTTGGCGTTCCGTTGTGGCAGCGCCTGTACCTTGACTTGATTTTGCTGGTCGTCGCCGCCGCCGAGTTCTGGCGCAGTGCGGCGGGCGGTTATCAACTGGTGCTGGCCCCTGAAGGCGTCACCAAGGCCAGCATTCAACTCGAAGCCTTCGTGGCTCCGCTGGCCCTCTGGCTGGGCGGAACCTTACTGGGCCTGCGCCTGCTGGGTTGGCTGCTGGGAAAAGGCCGTCTGACGGGTCTGCTGCGGCCATTCGGCGGCAACCTCTCGGCCACCGTCGCCTCAGTGCTGGAACGCCAGCGGCCCCTGCTGCTACGCGGCGCAGCGCTGGTGTCGCTGGCAGGCGCGTTCGCGGTGTCCACGTCTATCTTCAACGCCACCTACAACGATCAAGCGCGGGTGGACGCGGTGCTGACCAACGGATCGGACGTGACCGTGACGGGCAACGCCAACAACCCGGCAGGGCCGCATCTGGCCGACTTGCAAAAGCTGCCGGGCGTGGTCAAGACCCAGCCGCTGATTCACCGTTTTGCCTACGTGGGCGCGGACCTGCAGGACATCTACGGCATCGATGCGGCCCACTTCACCGATGTCAGTCGCCTCGCGGACAGCTACTTCAAGGACATCACGGCCACGCAGGCGCTGGACAAGCTCAAGGCCACGCCGAACGCCATTTTCGTCTCGCAGGAAACGGTCAACGACTATCAGCTCTCACTGGGCGATACCCTCAAGCTGCGCCTGCTGAACGCCAAAACGCATCTGTACAGCGTGGTGCCGTTCAGCTTGGCGGGCGTGGTGCGCGAGTTTCCGACGGCTCCCAAGGATTCGTTTCTGGTCACCAATGCCAGCTACGTGGCGCAGATGACCGGCAATCCGGTGGCGGAAGTCGCCTTGCTTCAAATCAGCGGCAACCCTCAGACCGTGGTGAGTGGAGCACAGCAACTGCTCAGCGGCGTGCCGGGCATTCAAGTGACCGATCTGGCGGCGGTGCGTGGCAAGATCGCTTCGGGTCTCACGGCTGTGAATCTGGCAGGCCTGTCCAGAATAGAGCTGGCTTTTGCTGCTTTGCTGCTGGCGGCTTCCACCGGCTTGGTGCTAGCGCTGGGCCTTTCCGAGCGGCGGCGCACCTTCACGGTGCTGAGTGCCCTCGGCGCGAAGGCGTCGCAACTCGGCGCGTTTTTGTCGGGTGAAGCATTGGTCGTCGTCGGTTTGGGCGGCGCGTTCGGACTGGCCTTGGGCCTTGGCGTGGCGCAGACGTTGATCAAGCTGCTTCAGGGCGTCTTTGATCCGCCACCGGAAGCCTTACTGCTGCCCTGGGCGTACCTGGTGGCGCTGCTGTTCTCGGCGGGCCTGAGTACCTGGCTGGCACTGCGCTGGGCACGGGCGGCCTCGGCGCGGCGAGTCACGGAGGTGCTGCGTGCGTCGTAG